CGACGGCGCCGAGTGGCTGCCCGCCCCCGTCGTCCGGACCATCGCCGAACGCTCCGCCCGGATGCTCGCCCTCCCCGAGATCGACGTCACCGAGGCCGGCGACACCACCGGGCCGGCAGCCCCCGAGAAGAGCAGGCGGGGCTTCCTTCTGCTCGCCTCGGGCGCCGCCGTGCTGGCCGTCGGCGGCGGCGCGGCGGCCGTCTGGGCGGGACTTGGGGACGACGACGGGGCGGACGGCAAGGGCGGCGGCAAGAAGCCCGCGCCGCCCCGCACCAGCTGGACCATCGGCGTCCTCGCCGACCTGTCCGGGCCCGCCAAGGACATCGGCCGCGCCCAGGAGCAGGGCGCGCGCCTGGCGGTCGAGCAGTTCAACGCCCGCAAGGACAAGCCCTTCACGCTCGACCTCAAGGTCGTCGACGACCGGGGCGACTCCTCCCGCGCCTTGCAGACCGCCAAGACCCTCACCACCGACCCCGGGGTCCTCGCCGTCCTAGGCCCCACCACCGACGCCGTCGGTCAGGCCGTCATGCCCGCCTTCGAGGAGGCCGGCATCCCGCTGATCACGGTCTCGGCCGGATACAACCTGCTCACCCTGCGGGCGGGCAGCGCGCGGAACGAGACGTTCCTGCGCGCCATCCCGAACCACATCAGCGCGGGCACCCACCTCTCCTTCGCCGTCACGCTGCTGCCCGACATCCGCCGCCCCGGAGTCCTGGAGGACCGGACAGAGGACCACTACAGCTGGCAGGCCACCGGCGGCGCGCGCTTCGGCTTCGGACAGGCCGGCATCGCCCCGCACTTCCGGGTCGTCCCCGCCCACGCCGACGCCGGCGCGTACCGCCGCGTGCTCGGCGAGATGATCGACGCCGGCATCGACGCGTACGTCCACTGCGGAGTCACCGAGACCGCCGTCCACGCCGCCCGCGCCCTCACCGAACTGGGCTTCACCGGACCGAGGTTCACCGGCCAGGCAGTCTTCGGCCGGGAATTCCTGCAGAAGGCCGGGGCCGCCGCCGAGGGCTGGTTCGTGTGCGCGCCCGTCGCCGACCCCGCGACCCAGAAGACGGCCGCCGCCTTCACCGCCGCCCATCGCAAGCGGTACGGGGCGGCCCCCGCGTACTACGCGGGCGAGTCGTACGACGTCGTCACCATGACGATCAAGCAGCTGACGGCCCAGGCGAAGGCCGGCGGCAGGCCCGCGCGCAAGGGCCTGTGGGCCGCGCTGCGCAAGCAGAAGTACACCGGCGTGATGGGCGGCTACCACTTCAACGAGTTCGGCGACCTGGGGCTGGGCGGCACCTTCGTCTTCGCGGTGCAGAACGGCGCGTACAAGCCGATCGGTTCCGCGCCCCTGCTGCCGAACAAGCCCGCGAAGAACGACAAGAAGGCCTGACCCGTGCAGCCGCTCCGCAAGGCCGATCCGTCGGCGCTCGCCGGCTACCGGCTCCTCGGGCGGCTCGGCGCCGGCGGCATGGGCGTGGTCTACCTCGCCCGTTCCGCCGGCGGGTCGCTCGCCGCGCTCAAGCTGATCAGGGCCGAGCACGCGGCCGACCCCGGCTTCCGGGAACGGTTCCGCCGCGAGGCCCGCGCCGCCGAGCGCATCACCGGCCGCTGGGTCGTCCGCGTCCTCGGCGCCGACCCGGAGGCCCGTGAACCCTGGCTGGCCACCGAGTACGTCCCCGGCCCCTCGCTCGCCGAGGCCGTCGGCCTGCACGGCGCCCTTCCCGAACCGACCGTACGGGCCCTCGGCGCCCGCCTCGCCGCCGCGCTCGCCGACATGCACGAGGCGGGACTCGTCCACCGGGACGTCAAGCCCGGCAACGTCCTCCTCGCCCTCGA
Above is a genomic segment from Streptomyces sp. NBC_00094 containing:
- a CDS encoding ABC transporter substrate-binding protein; amino-acid sequence: MSPTTPESQPERQPTPRPEPQGRPEPGALQPLLPSDPSSIAAYRLLGRLGAGGMGVVYLGRTATGELAAVKVTHADQADQPDFRARFRREVEAARRVSSPWAVPVTGADPDAPEPWMATAFVAGPSLGEAVTAHGALPERSVRLLGWSVARALAAVHAAGLVHRDVKPGNVLLAVDGPRLIDFGIARATGETALTATDMVVGTPGFLAPEQAEARTDAIGPPADVFALGCLLAYAATGRPPFGTGAVDALMYRTVHDEPDLAGVPEGLLDLVRACLAKDPAGRPTAAEIGVRLVEDSPGDGAEWLPAPVVRTIAERSARMLALPEIDVTEAGDTTGPAAPEKSRRGFLLLASGAAVLAVGGGAAAVWAGLGDDDGADGKGGGKKPAPPRTSWTIGVLADLSGPAKDIGRAQEQGARLAVEQFNARKDKPFTLDLKVVDDRGDSSRALQTAKTLTTDPGVLAVLGPTTDAVGQAVMPAFEEAGIPLITVSAGYNLLTLRAGSARNETFLRAIPNHISAGTHLSFAVTLLPDIRRPGVLEDRTEDHYSWQATGGARFGFGQAGIAPHFRVVPAHADAGAYRRVLGEMIDAGIDAYVHCGVTETAVHAARALTELGFTGPRFTGQAVFGREFLQKAGAAAEGWFVCAPVADPATQKTAAAFTAAHRKRYGAAPAYYAGESYDVVTMTIKQLTAQAKAGGRPARKGLWAALRKQKYTGVMGGYHFNEFGDLGLGGTFVFAVQNGAYKPIGSAPLLPNKPAKNDKKA